One window of the Chryseotalea sp. WA131a genome contains the following:
- the purL gene encoding phosphoribosylformylglycinamidine synthase — protein sequence MILFFRAESNLIYGVGTTHLFSVEDIEKLMWLFGGAKPLEDKTLTGLFIGPRKEMITPWSTNAVEITQTMGINGIQRIEEFFSVVGEPHYDRMLQHLYKNLDQDLYTIHLTPAPILEIDDIKKYSDEEGLALSEEEIKYLTDVSWKLGRKLTDSEVFGFSQVNSEHCRHKIFNGTFIIDGVEKEMTLFQLIKKTSKQNPNQIVSAYKDNVAFIKGPRVEQFAPTKQDVPDFFAIEDFDSVISLKAETHNFPTTVEPFNGAATGSGGEIRDRLAGGKGSLPLAGTAVYMTSYPRLEKGKAWEGNDPRKWLYQTPAEILIKASDGASDFGNKFGQPLISGSLFTFEHEEQKKKFGFDKVIMLAGGIGFGKEKDSQKEHLQAGDQIIMMGGDNYRIGMGGAAVSSVTTGEFANALELNAIQRSNPEMQKRVMNAIRAMVESSENPIVSIHDHGAGGHLNCFSELLEETGGTIEVEKIPVGDPTLSAKEIISNESQERMGLALHKKDIDTLQRVADRERAPMYVVGEATGDKKFTFKGAKGSMNPVELEMNHLFGSSPKTILKDQSQKTTYKDVTYDVWQLQSYIEQVLQLESVACKDWLTNKVDRSVSGKVATQQTCGEIQLPLNNVAVMAIDFLSNKGIATSIGHAPVAALVNPANGSKLAIAEALTNLVWAPLTHGLKGVSLSANWMWPAKNEGENARLYHAVEAVSDFACALGINIPTGKDSLSMTQKYPNGEVVYSPGTVIISAVGESSDIRKTVSPDLKHVVGSTLLYIDFSKDELKLGGSSLSQVLSTLGNDAPTVTDANYFAKAFTTIQELVNQNLILAGHDISSGGLITTLLEMCFPSQQIGIDATLDLGKDPIKTLFAENPGVVIQVSNVNAVIDELNKNGIAFKELGKVTSDSVLRLQASGSKPQAMSGTDQLEAWSLKLEALREKWFRTSYLLDKIQRPKGHAEKRKENFTQQPLVYQFPIHFDGTFKSLGIDAKRRTPSGIKAAIIREKGVNGDREMAYALYLAGFDVKDVHMTDLVSGREDLTGVNMIVFVGGFSNSDVLGSAKGWAGAFLYNPKAKGALDNFYARPDTLSLGVCNGCQLMMELGLVYREIPMPDHPKMHHNGSGKFESTFITIDIPKNNSVMMSSLAGSRLGVWLAHGEGKFVLGSLDNYQVAATYSYQQYPGNPNDSEFAVASLCSKDGRHLAIMPHIERTLFPWNWPHYTRNKQQDEIGPWMEAFVNAREWVKKRS from the coding sequence ATGATTCTATTTTTTCGCGCAGAATCCAACCTTATCTACGGGGTTGGCACGACACATTTATTTTCCGTTGAAGATATTGAAAAACTGATGTGGCTCTTTGGCGGGGCGAAGCCGCTAGAAGACAAAACGCTGACAGGTCTATTTATTGGCCCGCGAAAAGAAATGATTACTCCTTGGAGTACGAATGCCGTAGAGATCACCCAAACCATGGGCATCAACGGCATCCAACGCATCGAAGAATTTTTTTCGGTAGTGGGTGAACCTCATTACGATCGGATGTTGCAGCATCTTTATAAAAATCTCGATCAAGATCTTTATACCATTCACCTCACGCCTGCACCTATTTTAGAAATTGACGACATCAAAAAATACAGTGACGAAGAAGGACTTGCGCTGAGCGAAGAAGAGATAAAATATCTCACAGATGTAAGTTGGAAGCTAGGCAGAAAACTAACCGACAGCGAAGTATTTGGGTTTAGTCAGGTGAACTCCGAACATTGCCGCCATAAAATTTTTAACGGCACGTTTATCATTGATGGTGTGGAGAAAGAGATGACGCTCTTTCAATTGATTAAAAAAACCTCTAAACAAAACCCCAATCAAATTGTATCTGCCTACAAAGATAACGTTGCCTTCATCAAAGGACCACGTGTAGAACAGTTTGCGCCCACGAAACAAGATGTCCCTGATTTTTTTGCGATAGAAGATTTCGATTCGGTGATTTCGTTAAAAGCGGAAACGCACAACTTCCCGACTACTGTTGAGCCGTTCAATGGTGCCGCTACAGGTTCAGGTGGAGAAATCAGAGATCGGCTTGCAGGTGGCAAAGGCTCGCTGCCCTTGGCGGGAACAGCCGTGTATATGACTTCGTACCCGCGTTTAGAAAAAGGCAAAGCATGGGAAGGAAACGATCCCCGCAAGTGGCTCTATCAAACACCTGCTGAAATTCTGATCAAAGCATCAGATGGAGCGAGTGATTTTGGAAACAAGTTTGGTCAGCCGTTGATCAGTGGAAGCTTGTTCACCTTTGAGCATGAAGAGCAAAAAAAGAAATTCGGTTTCGACAAAGTGATCATGCTGGCGGGCGGCATTGGGTTCGGGAAAGAGAAAGACAGTCAGAAAGAACACCTGCAAGCGGGCGATCAAATCATCATGATGGGTGGCGACAACTACCGCATCGGGATGGGTGGCGCAGCCGTATCATCTGTGACTACTGGCGAATTTGCAAATGCCTTGGAACTTAATGCCATTCAACGCTCGAATCCAGAAATGCAAAAGCGTGTGATGAATGCCATCCGTGCTATGGTGGAGTCGAGTGAAAACCCCATTGTTTCCATTCACGATCACGGAGCGGGTGGTCATTTGAATTGCTTCTCAGAATTGTTAGAAGAAACAGGTGGCACAATAGAAGTGGAGAAAATTCCGGTAGGCGACCCTACCCTATCGGCCAAAGAAATCATCAGCAATGAATCGCAAGAGCGAATGGGCTTGGCGCTCCATAAAAAAGATATTGACACACTGCAACGCGTGGCCGATCGCGAGCGCGCACCCATGTATGTAGTAGGCGAGGCTACAGGCGATAAAAAATTTACGTTCAAAGGGGCGAAGGGTTCTATGAATCCCGTAGAACTTGAAATGAATCATTTGTTTGGTTCATCACCGAAGACCATTTTAAAAGACCAGTCGCAGAAAACAACTTATAAAGACGTAACATACGATGTATGGCAATTGCAATCGTATATCGAGCAAGTGTTGCAATTAGAATCGGTGGCATGCAAAGATTGGTTGACCAACAAAGTAGACCGCTCGGTTTCCGGTAAAGTAGCCACGCAGCAAACGTGTGGCGAAATACAATTGCCATTGAACAATGTGGCCGTGATGGCGATTGATTTTTTGAGCAACAAAGGAATTGCTACTTCCATCGGTCACGCACCTGTGGCCGCCTTGGTGAATCCGGCTAACGGAAGCAAGCTTGCCATTGCCGAAGCGCTCACCAACTTGGTGTGGGCACCACTCACCCACGGACTAAAAGGAGTTTCTTTAAGTGCCAACTGGATGTGGCCGGCAAAAAATGAAGGCGAGAATGCACGACTCTATCACGCTGTTGAGGCCGTGAGTGATTTTGCATGTGCGTTGGGAATCAATATCCCTACTGGCAAAGACTCCCTCTCAATGACACAAAAATATCCGAATGGAGAAGTAGTGTATTCACCCGGCACTGTAATTATTTCGGCTGTGGGCGAAAGCAGTGATATTCGCAAAACAGTCTCACCCGATTTGAAGCACGTAGTTGGCTCAACATTGTTGTATATCGATTTCTCGAAAGATGAGTTGAAATTGGGCGGAAGCAGTTTAAGCCAGGTGTTGAGCACATTGGGCAACGATGCACCAACCGTTACTGACGCAAATTACTTTGCGAAAGCGTTTACAACTATTCAAGAACTGGTCAATCAAAATCTAATCTTGGCAGGTCACGATATTTCTTCGGGTGGGTTGATCACTACTCTATTGGAGATGTGTTTCCCGTCTCAACAAATAGGAATCGATGCGACCTTAGACTTAGGAAAAGATCCGATCAAAACATTGTTTGCTGAAAATCCGGGAGTGGTGATACAAGTGAGCAATGTGAATGCGGTGATAGATGAGCTGAATAAGAATGGCATTGCTTTTAAAGAATTAGGAAAAGTTACTTCTGATAGCGTGTTAAGGCTGCAAGCCTCAGGCAGCAAGCCACAAGCCATGAGCGGCACGGACCAACTTGAGGCTTGGAGCTTGAAGCTTGAGGCTTTGCGCGAAAAATGGTTTCGCACCTCGTACTTGCTCGACAAAATCCAGCGGCCAAAGGGTCATGCGGAAAAACGAAAAGAAAATTTTACCCAACAACCCCTAGTCTATCAATTCCCCATTCACTTTGACGGAACGTTTAAATCGTTGGGCATCGATGCAAAACGCAGAACGCCTTCCGGAATAAAAGCGGCCATCATCCGCGAGAAGGGTGTGAACGGAGATCGCGAAATGGCGTACGCGCTTTATCTCGCGGGCTTTGATGTGAAAGATGTGCACATGACCGACTTGGTTTCGGGGCGTGAAGATTTGACTGGAGTGAACATGATTGTGTTTGTTGGAGGATTTTCCAACTCCGATGTACTGGGTTCTGCCAAAGGTTGGGCAGGCGCATTCTTGTACAATCCAAAAGCCAAAGGAGCGTTGGATAATTTTTATGCACGTCCTGACACGCTGAGCTTAGGTGTTTGCAACGGATGTCAATTAATGATGGAACTTGGTTTGGTTTATCGCGAGATACCAATGCCAGACCATCCAAAAATGCACCATAACGGTTCTGGTAAATTTGAATCGACCTTCATCACCATCGACATTCCCAAAAACAATTCAGTGATGATGAGTTCGCTGGCAGGATCGCGTTTAGGTGTGTGGCTGGCGCATGGCGAAGGAAAATTTGTGTTGGGCAGTTTAGACAATTACCAAGTGGCAGCTACTTATTCCTATCAGCAATATCCGGGCAACCCCAACGATTCTGAGTTTGCAGTCGCCTCGCTCTGCTCAAAAGACGGAAGACACTTGGCGATCATGCCGCACATCGAGCGCACATTGTTCCCGTGGAACTGGCCGCACTACACACGCAACAAACAGCAAGACGAAATTGGGCCGTGGATGGAGGCGTTTGTGAATGCAAGGGAGTGGGTGAAGAAAAGAAGTTAA
- a CDS encoding transposase, translating into MEHHYTDKLVTAWGGMKEMKILIDQTGISKKLAELGLPESKSNNRIDAVGIIESFWVGIWIGCFRFSHTAVVRVDEVLRQIFGWKRVASGTTFGRFFKKFTPSMNHQIFIELYTWFFEQIQFDNYTLDMDSSVITRYGEQEGSKKGYNPKKPGRGSHHPLFAFVNDIRMVANCWNRSGNTGSNSNCIHFLEETFAILKNKTVGLFRADSGFCTGTVLDFIEQRNIPYVIACKLYANLQASIYGITQWNAIGEGLWVSEINYQQGGWGKARRIVVIKQRNQGQGNG; encoded by the coding sequence ATGGAACACCACTATACCGATAAATTAGTAACAGCGTGGGGCGGGATGAAAGAGATGAAAATATTGATTGACCAAACTGGGATCAGCAAGAAGTTGGCCGAGCTTGGTTTGCCTGAGAGCAAGAGTAACAACCGGATAGATGCCGTGGGAATAATAGAGAGTTTTTGGGTGGGCATCTGGATTGGTTGCTTTCGTTTTAGTCACACAGCGGTGGTGCGGGTTGATGAAGTGTTGCGCCAGATATTTGGATGGAAGCGGGTTGCTTCGGGAACCACCTTCGGGCGTTTCTTTAAAAAGTTTACCCCCTCAATGAACCACCAAATTTTCATTGAACTGTACACGTGGTTTTTTGAGCAGATCCAATTTGACAATTACACGTTGGATATGGACAGCAGTGTGATCACCCGCTACGGGGAACAGGAAGGCAGCAAAAAAGGGTACAACCCCAAGAAGCCTGGCCGTGGCAGCCATCATCCCTTGTTTGCTTTTGTCAATGACATACGCATGGTGGCCAATTGCTGGAACCGTAGCGGCAATACAGGGAGCAACAGCAACTGCATCCATTTTTTGGAAGAGACCTTTGCCATCCTCAAAAACAAAACAGTAGGGTTGTTCAGGGCCGATAGTGGGTTTTGTACCGGTACAGTCTTGGATTTCATTGAGCAGAGAAATATCCCCTACGTCATTGCCTGTAAGCTGTATGCCAATTTACAAGCCAGCATTTATGGTATCACCCAATGGAATGCGATAGGCGAAGGCTTATGGGTATCGGAAATAAACTACCAGCAAGGCGGCTGGGGCAAAGCCCGTAGGATTGTGGTCATCAAACAAAGAAATCAGGGCCAGGGCAACGGGTAA
- a CDS encoding transposase: MWSSNKEIRARATGKKLKTLFSSVGIADEKVYRKRYHAFVTNQALPATEIWEQYKRRGDAENRIKELKEDFGTEGFCMDSFCATETAMRFVMVAYNLMSLFRQITHQKQPQPKLSTLRFNCFAVGSWVEQEAQKWVLKMSVPLKRRQWYDGLFSNVQKINLPLSLTG; the protein is encoded by the coding sequence TTGTGGTCATCAAACAAAGAAATCAGGGCCAGGGCAACGGGTAAGAAGCTCAAGACATTATTCAGCAGCGTGGGCATAGCGGACGAAAAAGTGTACCGCAAAAGGTACCATGCCTTTGTCACTAACCAAGCCCTGCCGGCAACAGAAATATGGGAACAATATAAGCGCAGGGGTGATGCCGAAAACAGGATCAAGGAGTTGAAAGAAGATTTCGGTACAGAAGGCTTTTGCATGGATAGTTTTTGTGCTACTGAAACAGCTATGCGCTTTGTGATGGTAGCCTATAATTTGATGAGCCTATTCCGGCAAATAACCCATCAAAAACAGCCACAGCCCAAGCTTTCCACATTAAGGTTCAACTGCTTTGCAGTTGGAAGTTGGGTGGAGCAGGAAGCCCAAAAATGGGTACTGAAAATGTCCGTCCCACTCAAAAGAAGGCAATGGTATGATGGATTATTCTCAAATGTCCAAAAAATAAACCTGCCACTAAGTCTGACTGGATAG
- a CDS encoding energy transducer TonB, protein METKKNANKDLPLQRKKFFMIGLSIALALVITAFEWKTEKKKPTGCHLPYPKIEDVQIISEVRTIDYPKPPALKMEKIKLEPKPVNPIEFIPVDNDKLVADPTPSIDQDLGADTGAVVFADKPEPVDSIFVIAEFNPEPRNGYANFYKDLGKSIKYPMQAQRTGTEGKVFVQFVVSKTGEPTDLKITKGIGAGCDEEAMRIIGKTKWEPGRQRGQPVRVRMTLPVYFQLSN, encoded by the coding sequence ATGGAAACCAAGAAGAATGCTAACAAAGACCTGCCCTTGCAGCGCAAAAAGTTTTTCATGATCGGACTAAGCATTGCACTTGCATTAGTAATTACTGCTTTTGAATGGAAAACCGAAAAGAAAAAGCCTACTGGCTGTCATCTACCTTACCCTAAAATTGAAGACGTTCAAATCATTTCAGAAGTAAGAACGATTGATTATCCCAAGCCGCCAGCCTTAAAGATGGAAAAAATTAAACTAGAGCCTAAACCAGTCAATCCTATAGAATTTATTCCTGTTGATAATGATAAGCTAGTAGCAGACCCCACGCCTTCTATCGATCAAGATCTTGGAGCCGACACGGGAGCTGTGGTCTTTGCAGATAAGCCAGAACCCGTAGACTCTATTTTTGTAATCGCAGAATTCAATCCTGAGCCGCGAAATGGATATGCTAATTTTTATAAAGACCTTGGTAAAAGTATAAAATATCCGATGCAAGCTCAGCGCACAGGAACAGAGGGCAAAGTGTTTGTACAATTTGTAGTGAGCAAAACAGGTGAACCCACCGATCTAAAAATAACCAAAGGAATTGGGGCAGGCTGTGATGAAGAAGCCATGCGCATAATTGGTAAAACCAAATGGGAACCAGGCAGGCAAAGAGGGCAGCCCGTTCGTGTACGGATGACATTGCCAGTCTATTTCCAATTATCAAATTGA